Below is a window of Apodemus sylvaticus chromosome 5, mApoSyl1.1, whole genome shotgun sequence DNA.
AATTATCCCTTTATATGGGATGGAgtacagttttcttttctgtaatttgttttgtgttttgacttaGCTTCTGGTTATTCTTGATTTTATTTGTGCATCGCTCACTCTCATATCCCCATGCCTTTGTTCCTCTGGTCCCTAGACCTGATGTTTCCCCCCCACCACCCCGTTTTTCTAACTTGCCATTGTTCCTTTAGATCTGGCTCAAATGTCACCCTCCCTGGTTTGTCATCTCTCCTGCCAGACACTGTAGGTCTTTCCTAGCTACTTCTTTTATACTTTATCTTGTCTCCATTTGGTCATGTTTTCTTAATTACTATATCTATTCATCCTTCCATTTTCTATCTATCTCCTATCCAAGCTTATTCTTAACTCTCAGCATATTCATCTCTCTACTAGGAGCTCAAGCACTGGTTAAATAGGTGTCTGTGAACTAAATGACTTAGGACCAAAAGTTACTCCCTTTAAAGTTTCAgctgatcttatttttttttttttatgaatcaTGTGTAATGAAaatccctttgtgtgtgtgtgtgtgtgtgtgtgtgtgtatgtctagggGTGGAGACCAGAGATCAAAATCGGTTGTCTTCCTCAATTATTttccaccttaatttttgagacagggtcccttgCTGGATGTGGATACCTAGTAGACTAGCTGACTGTCAAGCCCCGGGATCTTCCTGCTCCCACATCTCCAGTGTTGaaattacaggcgtgtaccaccatgccagggTTTTTATATGAATGTTGGGGATCTTATTCAGGTCCTCCTGCTTATATGATAAAGCACTTCACTGGTtatgccatctccccagccctcaaaTATCcttgagaaaggaaggaaggaaggaaagaaaggagggagggagggagggaggaaggaaggaaggaaagaaagaaagaaagaaagaaagaaagaaagaaagagaaagaaagaaagaaggaaagagagaaagaaagaaaggagaaagatgtTGAGAGGGCGAGTGAGGTTTAGACCTAGACACAAGGACATGTCTAGGGTACGTTGTTGCCCTCAGCTGCGAGGAATGGGCTTCTTGACCTCCAGTGAGGATCCTCATGACccaatttctcttttccttcctgtgcAAAATCTAAGAGAAGTCAATAACCaggcagaacatttttttttagtgaaatttATTTCATAGTAATCAAAACAATGTGCTAGTGCTTCTTTCATAAAATTCTCATCCACATAATAGAAACCTATTTATTCTCAGCTTCAATGAAAGGGCTCAGTGCAGGCTATGCACTGGTCCAAATTCAATTTATTCCATACACACTGACCACTAGATTCTTTTGTAAACAATGCTGCCTCACATCCCCCTTGAATCAACTTAAATAGATCAACCaatcaataaatacataaataaataggtagTCACCCATCAGAGGCAAGGAAGAAACCACAGGCTTTCTTAGAACAGAATGTGCCACAGTTTCTCATGGTGAGTGAGCTGGCTTGGCAGAGGACTGAGCTGTCTGCTCATTCACGACAAGGGAGCTCCTTACCATGTCCTGGGGAAGGCAGTAGAAACAGTTCCGCCCATACTTTAGGAAGACACAGGTTCCATGGTGAAGTCAATTATGTCCTGACCACTGTTGTTTCCCAGGAAGACAGGCTTGTGCTCTGCCTGAGAGGTACTGATGTACCAGTTGGGGAACTGCGCAGACTCAAACTCCATTTTGGTCTTGACTTCTATCTTGTTGAAGACAAACCGCTTTTCCATCTTCTTCTTTGGGTGTTGTTTGGGATCCACGCTCTGCAgaaaaataggaagaagaaatgtgttcatgtctgtgtctgtgttcatgtgtccatgtctgtgtccctgtgtgtgtgtgtgtgtgtgtgtgtgtgtgtgtgtgagacagaaagGATAAAGCTACCACAGTAGACATGCTCTCAGGGCTACTGCAAAAGAGATTGAAAAAGAGGTTGTGGGTCTTGAGGCCACATTCTTTACTGTTGAACCCCAGCTTTCTATTATCACTGAAGGAaccctttggttttttttctgaatCTCCTAAGGGAGGATTCACCATATGGGTGAGAATTATATCAAAGCTTCCAGGACTACCTACTTTCCATGTATTTTGTCACATTTCCCCCTAAAGCCCTGGATAGAGTGGCACCAGCTCGTGAATGGAACTTTAGTTAGGAAAGCTGCAAGTGCCAGGAGAGGTCTGAGGATCGATGGTGAACCCTTTCACTGCGTTCTCCAAGTGTCCTGTGTCAAATGGGAAAAACTGTCACCACATACAACCCTTCCATCCTTGACACTGTGAGGTCTGTGATTGAGGAAATCCATCAAAAAAAGATTGATTTCCCTTGGTGGCAGTGAGGTTTATATGCACTTAAAAGTTATgctaattttattctatatttaagTAAATTGTCAAGAAGACCTCTGATGTTCATGTTTTCTGTCGGGTTGGGCAGGTGGATGTCTGGGAAGTAAATAAAGGCAAAAAGTCTCAGGTGAGCAATGGGGGGGTGGCTTCTCTATAGAGATGGACTCACCTCCAGCTGCAGGGTGGGTGTGCCGTCTTTCATTACACAAGACAGGTATAGATTCTTTCCTCTGAGGCCCAAGACCACAGGTATTTTGTCATTGCTTGTTTCTCCGTGTACAAAGCTCATGGAGAATACCACTGGAGAAAAGAGAGGAGTCTGGGTCAAGGGTACAGCAGTACAGGGTGGGATCAAGCATTAGACACGACAGGCAAAACCCATGCAGTCCTCCGTGGGAACCCAGAATGCGCTTCCTCAGACACAAGGTATGGGCTGGCGGTGCTAGACAGAGTCATAGACAGTAGCAAGGTCAGTGGGCTGGTCCAGGATTCCCTCAGGGCCTCTTAGGAGCATCAATGAAGAATAAAAGGTGTCTAGTTGTTAAGCTCTAAGGAATAAAGCTGTCATGTGACTGGCAGGTTGTGTGCTTGTCTACATGAGAAGTACAGTTTGGTCACTATGAAAACAGAGCTGTGCTCCTGAAAGGACTCAGGAGCCAGCACGTTTTGAGGAAAATAGAATAGTAGTGGGGTAGATCTGTCTTAGCTGGGGAGTGTGGCTTCAAAAAAGAGACCCCCATTTGGATCTTAGGCACAGCACCTCATTTGGAAGCCCCTGCCGCTTTTATGACTTCATCCAGAAACAAGAATTCTTCTTTATAAAGGTTATCCAGAAATAAGATGCTCTTCACCTGGACCAGAGCAGACAGCTCCCCCCAAAACTTCTAAGATCAGAAGCTAAAAGGAGACCCCCAACTGCTGCTGTTAGCTCTTGTCCCCTCAGCTATGGTGGCATGGTACCAGGCCCATCCGATCATCTAAAGGAGCCCTGGCTGCACTTGGAACGCTTGTTATTAGGGAAGAGAGTTGTATGTTCCTGATGGTCAGTAAACCTCCCTCCAGGGAACCATGTGGTGTTGGTGGGAAGGATATCAGCACAAGGGACAGGACTGGGGCCAGAAACGGTCATATCAGTTCTCGACCATCCGCAGTTCAGCCTCAAATGAGGCAAAAACGTACCCACAGGCAGTTATTGCACGTCCATCAAATGACTTCACACTAATGTGTTATCCCTATATAACAGGCCTGGAAGAATgagcccttttcttttctttttatttcttttttctttcctttccttccccttcattccttactattttcttcctttctttctttcttcctttcttcctttcttcctttcttcctttcttcctttcttccttccttccttccttccttccttccttccttccttccttccttccttccttcctttctttctttctttctttctttctttctttctttctttctttctttctttctttctttcttcctttcttttctttttttctttctgtatattGACCATACTGTTCCATCTTAAAACACAGAGACCTAGTGGGCTGCCAGGAGGCCAAAAAGGGAAAGATGTTTCTACTTACCTTGTTGGTTTATATTCTGTCCATTGAGGTGGAGAGCTTTCAGCTCACATGGTTCACACAGCACAAGGCTTTTTTGTTGTTCGTCTCGGAGCCTGCAGTGCAGCTGTCTAATGGGAGCGTCGTGGAGTAACACGTCCTCGTCGTCCCATGAGTCCCAGAGGATGGGTTCTGAAAGTTGAAGGAAGAACTGATGTTGTTTAGGCAGACAATTAGAAATGCAAGCACTGTGAAATGAAGCAGCAGAATTTGGTTTACTGAGCAACATCTAAGCATGCACAGTCAAGATTCTATTCTAATTTTAGTTGGGGTGTAAAGAAATTGGGAGTGGGCTGAGCAAGAACATTGGCTTTGGCATCATGagacaagctttggtgttatgaCAGTTCACTGTGGACTAGCAATAGTGGTACTTGCATGAAATGATGGCAGTAATAAGACCAGCTCAACAGGGAGATTGTGAGATTTGCCAGCTCTAGTGTAAGCCAAAGTACTCGCAAATCAATGATTGGATTGCGATTGTGAGCATCATTAAAGCCTTCTTTTAAGTTAATCAGCTCAAGATAGAACTGATTTGTTTGGAggcttccttgctttcttctaatGGTTGGAATGTCTAGTTCTAAGGGTCTTGCACTTGGGGAGGGAAATTGACTACTAAGAGGTGGACTGAGAAGGGCCAGGGCGAAGGTCTACTGTCTGCTCTCAGCCCTCATTAAGTACCTTCTTCaaagatgaaggaaaagaaggttcTCGGGTCCTCATCCTGGAAGGTCCATGGGCCTTGGCAAGACACAGGTAACTGCCACAGCTTCTCCACAGCCACAATGAGTGACACCACCTGCCTGAAGCTCTTGTTGATATGTTCCTGCGAGATTTGAAGCTGAATGCTCTCATCTGGATAGCCCAGGTTAAGGGCTTGGATGCATCCCTGTGGAGAAACCAGGCAGTGAGCACATCAAGTCATCAGACCAGGGAACTCCTATATTAACCCCAGAGAACACCAAGGGCCCTGGAGATAAGTTCTTAACCACAAACCCTGTGTCTCTGGAGCCCAGAAAATTTAATTGGTTTACCCAGGGTTACATGGCAACCAGACACAGGCTTCCTGGCATTCTCTATAGTAAACCTCATTTCTACTTTATCTTTTTGATACAGACCTTGCCTCACTGTCTAATTAGACCTACTTAAACCTTTCATCTTCTGGTGTCCTTGCTGCTCAAACATCATGCATTTAATTTCTCATGACAGTATGTTCATGTTATCTTCTGTTCAAGATAGCCTGATGAGATCACCCATCAGGCTCTCAATGGCTTTTCATACACTCTTTCCTCATAGGTGTTTGGCAGACACTATAAGCACAGATTTTGTTTGTAAAATATGTTACCACTTTCCTGTTCTTTGGAGAAACATCCCATTAAGGCTTAACCAAAGTTGCCTTGAAGCATGATAATAGTTTCAAAGCTTGAAGGACAGTGATAGATAATTTCAATTGTGTAAAGGAAAGGTTGACCAGGAGAGAAGTTTCTGTCCAGAGTAGAGGCTCTCAGCGAAAGCCAGGTTCTGGAGCAGGCAGTGGGGACCAGAACCTGGCTGAGAAGGTGAGAGGCTTCACCCAAGGCTGACCTAACCAGTTCTAGTGGTCTTAAAACATATTCATTTAAGCTGAGGACTAGATTTTGAAGCTGGGGGAGACTGTTGTTGACTTGGGAAAAGGTCTTAGAGAAGCAGCTACCTTCTGAGCAGGGCAATGATGTGGCTGGATTGATGTCAGGTGACATTAGAGTGTTCTCAGACATCATAGGAAGGGACAGGCTGGGATGCAACATGGCTCTTCATAAGAACAAGTCTGGAAAATGCCCTAATGCTAGGATGGACTTGGCCAGCACTGAAAACATTTCAGAGTGGAAGGTTGTTGCAGAATGCCAACATTTCAGAGATCTTCTGTCTCAGGCCCTGTGGTTCTGAGATGAGAGCCCAAAGGACACAGTGTGGACTCGTCTGAGATCACACAGCAATGAAAGGTCTTGTCTAAggctacaattttttttaaatccaaataacATTTTGTTTATATCACTTATTTCTAATTATCTTAATCTCCTCCCCAGGAACATAGGAAACTATTCTTTGGCGGAGACGGAAGATAAGCTAATTCTGAAGATCATCCTCTCCGGATCCAGAGTTTGATTTAAGTGATCAGATTAAGCTCCATCCATCTGATTGAGGACTAAATGTATATAGAAGACTTGACTGTCTTCCTggcataaaacaccatgatctcCCTCAGCAAGCCTTTTTGTGTGACTATGATAAATGGAAGCTGTGTGGGAGCTGGGTCAGTGTATGGGTTGCCTTGTCTGTGGCACTGAAAGAGGCAAAATAATCCCATCACAAAATAGCCTGGGAGCAAGGCAGTCCCgtatccccccctccccactcccttttTGCCACAGTCTCTCCACACGGTGGGAGTCAAGCTCAAGAGTCTCACCTTCATCTTTTGGGGTCCATCAACCTCAAAGAACAGGTCATTCTCATCACTGTAATGAAAACAGTCATGGTCAAATGATAGCTCCTTATCAATACTGATCAGACAGAATTTCACTGTTAAAAAAGCCATGCATGCTATGACACTCAAAGCTTCCCGAAGACTTCTGCCAAGTTCTACAGTGTTACATAAGTAACAGTCTAGAAGCAGATTCTGGGCCAGGTCTAAGTGGGTACTCTGAGCGCTCTCTGTTGACTTCTGATGCCTAAATTCTAGACCAGCAGAGTTAGCTGAAGTCTGAGCCTTGCTTCCAAGCCAGACTTTGCAAAGAGGGTCCCCTATGCTGTCCATGTggaagtttttctttcctttgcatcTGCAGGTGTCCCTGTAGTGACAACACCTAAGTCCCCAGGCAGGGCTTGCAAGTGGAGAAATCCACCTTTAAGTCAGGTTGCTTGAACACTGATAGCCACTAAAGGAGATGAGTTGGGGGCACTCTGGCCTCTGAAAGTAGACAGCCCTCCTTTCCTGAAAGCAGAGCGCTGGACACATGCCCGCTCTCCTGTTTCCACTGACCTGTCAAAAGGTGTCATTTCACAGGTGAGTTCAGGAACTGTTGCCATAGCTGCTTCAGACACCTGTGTGAAAAGAGAAGTGGGTGGGCATCCAGGTTAGCTCCCTGAGGGGCTGCCTTCATTTGTCTTTCTCTCAGCTCTAGTTCAGAGCAGGCATGCTAAACTGATCCCTGAGGAATGAACGAATGGGTCTAGAACAGTGGTCCTTTTGGAGTCAAgcgatcctttcacaggggttgcctaagaccattggatcacacagatatttacattacaattcataacagtagcaaaattacagttatgaagtagcagtgaaaataattttagggttttgggggtcactacaacatgggGAACAGCATTAGGAAGCTGCTTTAGAAGAAAACAACAGCTGAGCTAAACCCCAAACAGAAAATCTTTTCTAGGAGAGAGTAGTTATTGTTTAGATGTCAGCTGCTATACAAACAGTATTCATTTCCAGAGTATTTCATAAGCTATGGACTTACAGctactttttataaataaaaagccCAAAGCCCatcagtggggagagagagagagagagagagagagagagagagagagagagagagagagagagagagagagagcctttttCTGAGAGGTAAGTCTTACTTGCACAAGGAAGCCTGGCCGGAGAGGATCCCAGATCAGCCTGTTATGCCTCGAGCCACCGCAGGGTTTGTTATCCACTATTTTCCCTCTCTTGTTTTATAGTCTTAAAAAGCAGAAGTGAAGAGCTGAGAAAATTTCCCTTGGGTTAACTGATTTCACAACCAAACTGAAggtagaggaagggggagaagattGGTGGAAGCTCTTAGGAAGAAGCTGTCGTTACCCTGAAATAATGTCTAATCCCTGGAAGTACAAGGGGTGGCGGTAGACTGTGACACATTTGCAAGTGTGTCATCGTGGGGGAAACGGGCATTATTTCCCCCTGGACAATTGTGCAGATGGtgtcaatattaaaaatattgggTTTTCCTGGGTTAGCTGTACATTTAAGTCAGGACGTGCGGAATAGAGAAGAGCACGTAGATGCACACCCGGAAGTGTGTCACCTCTCTTGCCCCCCTGTGCTTGAGCTGAGGGAGCTTCCCAGTTGAAGTTTGGTAACTGGATGGTGCTACTGTGCCCTCCATCAACTGTGTTAGCAGGGGCTTCTGGAGAGACACTGGTGCTTCCTTGTGTGGGTCAGGGCATGCGCAGTACGCAGGCATCTGTGTAGGCTTGTCATAGGGTCAGGAAATCCTGGAAGCAAGCTTACGCAGTCCGATAATGCCACAGtgcctattttctttcttttattggatattttctttatttacatttcaaatgttatcccctttccaggtctcccctccggaaacccccagaccatcccccttcccctgcctctgtgaggatgcccccaccccatccacccacTTCTGTCTTCCTGACCTGCCAGGGTGCTTATAATGCCATAGCCAGTCTCATATTGAAATCATGAACTAGGTGGTCAGCAGAATGAGCCTGAATTCAGTTGCACCATGGAAAGGTGGCAAATGAGGCATCTGCATATTCATGATCACAGTTCATCTTAAAAAGTGAAGAGATAttccttttctaaaaaaaatttttttttttggaaaattctTGTTTCTATAAGATCTGGGGAGAGCAAATCTCTTGGCAATATCAAGCCTCACTAGGCTGTTAACTCAGAGCCCAGAGCGCCTACCCAGGGGAGCTCTTCTTGCTTGGATGGAGTGAACCAGGTCATGTGAATGGTGCATGCAGTCTTTTGGGCACATCTATGGTATAGTAGAATCATCAGTGGAAACCTAACTCATTTTCTAAGCCCTCAGAGAGTCCATGGACTCTCTCAGAGCCAGGTCTAGTGCAGTGCTTGGCATATGGATGCAGGCAGTAGGGGCTTCCATGGGTGAGCAGGAATTTGGCAATGTGTTCATTCAGATGGGTTTGTACCTAGTAAGTTTTGGTTACTGAGCTTATTCTGCAGCACTAAagggaaatagagagagagaattagaagCAGGAATAGGCAAGGCTCTACTACGAAACAAGGCTTACTTACTTGGCAGCCTTCTTTCACCTACTTTGGCTCACAGTATCTCAATTTCAGGCAAGCAATCAGAAGAATCCCATCTTTGACCAGCTATATGTTTGATTTGAAATCTGAAGATGGTTTAGGATCTCAGTTTCATTTGAGTTTGGTGAGCAATGGTCAGTTCTAGCATTAAGATCTTATAAGATTTATTATCTGGTCCTGTAGCAGTCCAGAGGTCCTGCCTTGACCACCTGGTTCACTTGTCTATTCTGCCTTCACAGGATCCACATTTCAAACTAACCATTGGTATCCAAGCCTGCCTGGGGGGACTGACACCTCCCTCAGAGCCTGTGTGCAGGGCTGGAGGGTCTGCTGATTTTGTGGGCTGTCCTGACAGAGATTATTAGAGACCCCTTTGGTCTGCTGATGTGAGTTGAGCCAGGGATGATGAAAACCAGGGACAGATAACTAGGTTCAGGGACAGGTTAACTAGGGGCCTGAGCATCAGCTCCAAGTTCCTTCTCCCTGGATGATTTGTTAGGAACCATGAGCTCAGTCTAGTTCTAGCATCTTCTCCACCATCTGCTGTTATAACACTCCTAAACCCAAGTCTGATGCCTGAGAGGAGTGATTGTCTGGTAAGATTTGGAGGACGGGGACCACATGCATGAATACAAATGGCCATTCAAGTGTGAATAAGATGAGGAGATGAGAGGTTTGTCTGGGGCAATGATCTGGTTGatgattctttttcttctagagggAAATTTTGGAACTATGGGGCAATGCCTCTGATACTCTATTCTATCATACTGCATCCTGGCCCTGTGGTATCCCTTGTTGTATAGAGAAGGCAAGTTGCACAATATGTGTATCAAACCCTGTCTCTCAGGCTATACTTCCTTCTGCTCCCCAATGAGCAGAAGAAATAACTCACTATAGAAACTGTTATGCTGGGGGTGTGGTATAGTGATGGCAATCCTGATGATGATgtaggcaaaggaaatgaacaaagcaaAGGAGGAAGTGGGCAAGGCCAGAGTGGTGATGGGTACTCTAGCTTTTGGGGAGTTCTTCAGTTCTTGGCATACTCAGCACTTTTCAGCTGTAAGGTTCCCTCTGTTCTGGCATCTCATGCCTCCAAGATGGAGGTAGGCATTTCTTCAAAGCTTGTACCTGTCttacttacttttctattactgtgataaatatgaatactgtgtagcccagactggcttcaaagtTATGACAATTCTCCTGCATTTTCCTCCCAAGGTCTGAGAGTACAGGTGTGCACTCCCAGGCCTGGTTGGTGCCTGTGTTCTATACTGGGTGCTTCCTTCTTTGCTTATCCTCTTGCTCAGAACAGAACTAAGCAATGACTGTCCTCACTACTTTCTCCAGACATTGTCTTATTCCTCAAGTTGATGATTTAGCACAGGTCTTTGGggtctgttctttctctctcatcttttctatcctagttagttttatgtcaatttaacacaagctagaatcatcagagaggagggagccttaaCTGACAAAATACTTCCATAAAATCAgtttgtaggcaagcctgtaggaaaTTTTATTAATTGGTATTTATTTGGGGAGGAACCAgctcattgtaggtggtgccatccctgggctgctggtcctgggttctgtaagaaagcaggttgaacaagccacgaggagcaatccaataagcagcatccctccatgatcgctacatcagctcctggttccaggttcctgccttgtttgagttcctatcccgatttcctttgatgataaactgtgatgtggaaatgtaagccaaataaatcctttcctccccaagttactttggtcatggcgtttcatTATAGTAATGGTAGCCTAAATGAAAATGGGTGACACCAAGATTTACTCTGACATTACTATGACAGACCTGAGCatattgttttggaaagactttgggaaagatactgtgtaaatttgtttttgtcatgaaatatcttggtttctttatctatggtaattgagagatttgctggatatagcagtctgggttgacatttgtgttcccttagggtctgcatgacatctgcccaggctcttctggctttcacagtctctggtgagaagtccagtgtaattctgataggtctacctttatatgttacttgaccttttccccttcctgcttttaatattctttctttgtttagtacatttggtgttttaattattatgtgacgggaggaatttcttttctggtcaaatctatttagatttccataggcttcttgtatgttcatgggcatctctttctttaggctagggaagttttctgctataattctgttgaagacatttactggccctttaatttggaaatcttcactctcttctatacctataatccttaggtttggtcttctcactgtgtcctggatttcctggatgttttggggtcaggagcttttttcatttttcattttctttgactgttgtatcagtgctttttatggtattttctacatctgagattctctcttctatctcttgtattctgttgttgatgcttggatccatgactcctgacttc
It encodes the following:
- the Il1b gene encoding interleukin-1 beta — protein: MATVPELTCEMTPFDSDENDLFFEVDGPQKMKGCIQALNLGYPDESIQLQISQEHINKSFRQVVSLIVAVEKLWQLPVSCQGPWTFQDEDPRTFFSFIFEEEPILWDSWDDEDVLLHDAPIRQLHCRLRDEQQKSLVLCEPCELKALHLNGQNINQQVVFSMSFVHGETSNDKIPVVLGLRGKNLYLSCVMKDGTPTLQLESVDPKQHPKKKMEKRFVFNKIEVKTKMEFESAQFPNWYISTSQAEHKPVFLGNNSGQDIIDFTMEPVSS